TGATTGCGATCGCAACAAGTACGACAAAGGTCGACTCGCGCAGCTCAGAAAACGAAGGCCAGCTTGCCTTCTTGAGCTCCGTGATCGTCTCACTTGTGAATATGCGAATACTGCGGAACGGATTTTTCATTTAATAAAAAAATGGCAGGGCAGGAGGGACTCGAACCCCCAACCCTCGGTTTTGGAGACCGATGCTCTACCAATTGAGCCACTACCCTATGCCAAAAAAAACTAAATACAATCGCCGGAACCCGAGGGACGGGCTCCGGCAAAGGATAAAAACTTTAAAACGAAGCTTACTCGACAATCGCAGTGAT
This genomic interval from Pelagicoccus albus contains the following:
- the secE gene encoding preprotein translocase subunit SecE yields the protein MKNPFRSIRIFTSETITELKKASWPSFSELRESTFVVLVAIAIMGLFVAVADFSIANVVNLFTSWMR